One Pseudonocardia abyssalis DNA segment encodes these proteins:
- the kdpB gene encoding potassium-transporting ATPase subunit KdpB: MTAVLDKPTETVPGGAFAPSQLVASLPEAFRKLDPRAQLRNPVMFVVWVGSVLVTVLTIVEPSVFSVLIAVWLWFTVLFANLAEAVAEGRGKAQAESLRRTKKESVARKVDGTEVPGTELRVGDRVVVEAGEVIPGDGDVVEGIATVDESAITGESAPVIRESGGDRSSVTGGTTVLSDRIVVEITTKPGESFVDRMIALVEGAERQKTPNEIALTILLSALTIIFLLAVVALQPMAGYSGAQQSLVVLTALLVCLIPTTIGALLSAIGIAGMDRLVQRNVLATSGRAVEAAGDVDVLLLDKTGTITFGNRQATDLVPTGGVSPDELAAAARLSSLADQTPEGRSIVVLCAERYGLPGEATRDEAVAEFVPFTAQTRMSGVDIGGREIRKGASSAVAGWVGSLDAEVTDVVNAISQGGGTPLVVAERGRVLGVVQLSDVVKPGMRERFDEMRAMGIRTVMITGDNALTAAAIAREAGVDDFLAEATPEDKMALIKKEQAGGRLVAMTGDGTNDAPALAQADVGVAMNTGTAAAKEAGNMVDLDSNPTKLIEIVEIGKQLLITRGALTTFSVANDLAKYFAILPAMFAVLHPQLGRLNVMALATPQSAILSAVVFNALIIVVLIPLALKGVRYRPASAANLLRRNLLIYGLGGVVTPFVGISGIDLLVRLIPGMGI, from the coding sequence ATGACCGCAGTACTGGACAAGCCCACCGAGACCGTTCCGGGCGGGGCGTTCGCCCCGTCGCAGCTCGTCGCGTCGCTGCCCGAGGCGTTCCGCAAGCTCGACCCGCGCGCCCAGCTCCGCAACCCCGTCATGTTCGTGGTCTGGGTCGGGTCCGTGCTGGTCACGGTGCTGACGATCGTGGAACCGAGCGTCTTCTCCGTCCTGATCGCGGTGTGGCTGTGGTTCACCGTGCTGTTCGCGAACCTCGCCGAGGCCGTCGCGGAGGGCCGCGGCAAGGCGCAGGCGGAGTCGTTGCGGCGCACCAAGAAGGAGTCGGTCGCCCGCAAGGTCGACGGGACCGAGGTCCCCGGCACCGAGCTGAGGGTCGGCGACCGCGTCGTCGTCGAGGCGGGGGAGGTGATTCCCGGCGACGGCGACGTCGTCGAGGGCATCGCCACCGTCGACGAGTCGGCGATCACCGGCGAGTCCGCTCCGGTCATCCGCGAGTCCGGCGGCGACCGGTCCTCGGTCACCGGCGGCACCACGGTGCTGTCGGACCGGATCGTCGTGGAGATCACGACGAAACCGGGGGAGTCCTTCGTCGACCGGATGATCGCGCTGGTCGAGGGCGCCGAACGGCAGAAGACGCCCAACGAGATCGCGCTGACGATCCTGCTCTCCGCCCTGACGATCATCTTCCTGCTCGCCGTCGTGGCGCTGCAGCCGATGGCGGGCTACTCGGGCGCGCAGCAGTCGCTGGTCGTGCTCACGGCCCTGCTGGTCTGCCTCATCCCGACGACGATCGGTGCGCTGCTGTCCGCGATCGGCATCGCCGGGATGGACCGGCTCGTGCAGCGCAACGTGCTCGCGACGTCCGGCCGGGCCGTCGAGGCGGCCGGGGACGTCGACGTCCTGCTGTTGGACAAGACCGGCACCATCACCTTCGGCAACCGGCAGGCGACCGACCTGGTCCCGACCGGCGGGGTGTCGCCCGACGAGCTCGCGGCGGCGGCGCGGCTGTCCAGCCTCGCCGACCAGACGCCGGAGGGCCGGTCGATCGTGGTGCTCTGCGCGGAGCGGTACGGCCTGCCGGGGGAGGCCACCCGCGACGAGGCCGTCGCCGAGTTCGTGCCGTTCACGGCGCAGACGCGGATGTCCGGCGTCGACATCGGGGGCCGCGAGATCCGCAAGGGGGCCTCGTCGGCCGTCGCCGGGTGGGTCGGGTCGCTCGACGCCGAGGTGACCGACGTCGTCAACGCGATCAGCCAGGGCGGCGGCACCCCGCTCGTCGTGGCCGAGCGCGGGCGGGTGCTGGGCGTCGTCCAGCTCTCCGACGTGGTCAAGCCCGGCATGCGCGAGCGGTTCGACGAGATGCGCGCCATGGGCATCCGCACCGTCATGATCACCGGGGACAACGCGCTCACCGCCGCGGCCATCGCGCGGGAGGCGGGCGTCGACGACTTCCTCGCCGAGGCCACCCCCGAGGACAAGATGGCGCTGATCAAGAAGGAGCAGGCCGGGGGCCGGCTGGTCGCCATGACCGGGGACGGCACCAACGACGCGCCCGCGCTCGCGCAGGCCGACGTCGGCGTCGCGATGAACACGGGGACGGCCGCGGCCAAGGAGGCCGGCAACATGGTCGACCTCGACTCGAACCCCACGAAGCTCATCGAGATCGTGGAGATCGGCAAGCAGCTGCTCATCACCCGCGGCGCGCTCACCACGTTCTCCGTGGCGAACGACCTCGCGAAGTACTTCGCGATCCTGCCGGCCATGTTCGCGGTGCTCCACCCGCAGCTGGGGCGGCTCAACGTCATGGCGCTGGCGACACCGCAGTCGGCCATCCTCTCCGCGGTCGTCTTCAACGCGCTGATCATCGTGGTGCTCATCCCGCTGGCGCTCAAGGGCGTCCGGTACCGCCCTGCCAGCGCGGCGAACCTGTTGCGCCGCAACCTGTTGATCTACGGACTGGGTGGCGTCGTCACGCCGTTCGTCGGCATCTCCGGAATCGACCTGCTCGTCCGCCTCATCCCGGGAATGGGGATCTGA
- the kdpF gene encoding K(+)-transporting ATPase subunit F — MIANVVGAVIALALLVYLFIALIRPERF; from the coding sequence GTGATCGCGAACGTCGTCGGGGCGGTCATCGCCCTGGCCCTGCTCGTCTACCTGTTCATCGCGTTGATCCGCCCGGAGAGGTTCTGA
- a CDS encoding response regulator yields the protein MTRVLVVDDDPQILRALRINLTAHGYDVTVASDGAGALRAAADHHPDVVVLDLGLPDLDGTEVIAGLRGWTPVPIIVLSARVESTDKVRALDAGADDYVTKPFGMAELLARLRASVRRAAVATVDGEPVVDAGDFRVDLAAKKVVRGGTEVHLTPTEWGILELLVRHRGKLVGQRDLLRAVWGPGYGKETNYLRVYLAQLRRKLEVEPSRPRHLITEAGMGYRFEV from the coding sequence GTGACGCGCGTCCTCGTCGTCGACGACGACCCGCAGATCCTGCGCGCGTTGCGGATCAACCTCACCGCGCACGGCTACGACGTCACCGTCGCCTCCGACGGGGCGGGGGCGCTGCGCGCGGCCGCCGACCACCACCCCGATGTCGTGGTGCTCGACCTCGGCCTGCCCGACCTCGACGGCACCGAGGTGATCGCCGGGCTCCGCGGCTGGACCCCGGTGCCGATCATCGTGCTGTCCGCGCGGGTCGAGTCGACCGACAAGGTGCGGGCGCTGGACGCCGGCGCCGACGACTACGTCACCAAGCCGTTCGGGATGGCCGAGCTGCTCGCCCGGCTGCGGGCGTCGGTGCGCCGCGCCGCGGTGGCGACCGTCGACGGGGAACCGGTCGTCGACGCCGGGGACTTCCGGGTCGACCTCGCCGCGAAGAAGGTCGTGCGCGGCGGCACCGAGGTGCACCTGACGCCGACCGAGTGGGGGATCCTCGAGCTCCTGGTGCGCCACCGCGGCAAGCTCGTGGGCCAGCGGGACCTGCTGCGTGCCGTCTGGGGGCCCGGGTACGGCAAGGAGACCAACTACCTGCGGGTCTACCTCGCCCAGTTGCGGCGCAAGCTCGAGGTGGAGCCGTCGCGGCCGCGGCACCTGATCACCGAGGCGGGCATGGGGTACCGGTTCGAGGTGTGA
- the kdpA gene encoding potassium-transporting ATPase subunit KdpA, with protein sequence MSSTVAGLLQVGALLVLLAAVYAPFGNYMARVYGSGKHWRVERALYRVVRVDPDSEQRWTVYAAALLAFSFVSVLFLYLLQRFQAFLPLSLGRGAVEPGIAFNTAVSFVTNTNWQSYVPETVMGHLVQMAGLTVQNFVSAAVGMAVAVALVRGFARTGSDRIGNFWVDLTRGVTRILMPISVVGAIVLVALGVTMSLKAGVDVTGVDGSSSTVALAPTASQELPKLLGTNGGGIFNANSAHPFENPNAFTNILEVFLLLVIPVCLTRTFGVLVRDTRQGHLLIAVMGALWGILLAVAWWAESNPNGPAHLLAGGALEGKETRFGIPSSVLFAISTTGTSTGAVNSWHDGYTGLGGGMALLNMLFGEVAPGGVGAGLYGILVLAIIAVFLAGLMVGRTPEYLGKKLGRVQITAAVVAILAMPTMVLLGTGAALAQPVELDAALNNSGAHGLSEVLYAYASAANNNGSAFAGITVTSGWFQASLGVAMLIGRFVPILAVLALAGSLAAQKRVEPGAGSLPTSGPLFGVLLGGTVVLVAALTFFPALALGPFAEALA encoded by the coding sequence ATGTCGTCCACCGTCGCCGGCCTGCTCCAGGTCGGCGCGCTCCTCGTGCTGCTCGCCGCCGTGTACGCGCCGTTCGGCAACTACATGGCGCGGGTCTACGGGAGCGGGAAGCACTGGCGCGTCGAGCGCGCCCTCTACCGCGTCGTCCGCGTCGATCCCGACTCCGAGCAGCGCTGGACGGTCTACGCCGCCGCGCTGCTCGCGTTCTCCTTCGTCTCGGTCCTGTTCCTCTACCTGCTGCAGCGGTTCCAGGCGTTCCTCCCGCTGAGCCTGGGCCGCGGCGCGGTGGAGCCGGGGATCGCGTTCAACACCGCGGTGTCGTTCGTGACGAACACGAACTGGCAGTCCTACGTGCCCGAGACCGTCATGGGCCACCTGGTGCAGATGGCCGGGCTGACGGTGCAGAACTTCGTGTCCGCCGCGGTCGGGATGGCCGTCGCCGTGGCGCTGGTGCGCGGGTTCGCCCGCACCGGGTCCGACCGCATCGGCAACTTCTGGGTCGACCTGACCCGGGGCGTCACCCGCATCCTGATGCCGATCTCGGTGGTCGGCGCGATCGTGCTGGTCGCGCTGGGCGTCACGATGTCGCTGAAGGCGGGCGTCGACGTCACCGGTGTCGACGGCTCGTCGAGCACCGTCGCCCTCGCCCCGACGGCGAGCCAGGAGCTGCCCAAGCTGCTGGGCACCAACGGCGGCGGGATCTTCAACGCGAACTCCGCGCACCCGTTCGAGAACCCCAACGCGTTCACGAACATCCTGGAGGTCTTCCTGCTGCTGGTGATCCCGGTCTGCCTGACGCGCACGTTCGGCGTGCTGGTGCGCGACACGCGCCAGGGACACCTGCTGATCGCCGTGATGGGCGCGCTGTGGGGCATCCTGCTCGCCGTCGCGTGGTGGGCGGAGAGCAACCCGAACGGACCCGCGCACCTGCTCGCGGGCGGGGCGCTGGAGGGCAAGGAGACCCGCTTCGGGATCCCGTCCTCGGTGCTGTTCGCGATCTCCACCACCGGCACGTCGACGGGCGCGGTCAACAGCTGGCACGACGGCTACACCGGCCTGGGCGGCGGGATGGCGCTGCTGAACATGCTGTTCGGAGAGGTCGCACCGGGAGGGGTCGGCGCGGGTCTCTACGGCATCCTCGTGCTGGCGATCATCGCGGTGTTCCTGGCCGGGCTGATGGTCGGGCGCACCCCGGAGTACCTGGGCAAGAAGCTCGGGCGCGTGCAGATCACCGCCGCCGTCGTGGCGATCCTCGCGATGCCGACGATGGTGCTGCTCGGGACGGGCGCCGCGCTCGCGCAACCGGTAGAGCTCGACGCGGCGCTGAACAACTCCGGCGCGCACGGTCTGTCCGAGGTCCTCTACGCCTACGCCAGCGCCGCGAACAACAACGGCAGCGCGTTCGCCGGGATCACGGTCACCAGCGGCTGGTTCCAGGCCTCGCTGGGCGTCGCGATGCTGATCGGGCGGTTCGTGCCGATCCTCGCGGTGCTGGCCCTGGCCGGATCGCTCGCCGCGCAGAAGCGCGTCGAGCCCGGGGCGGGGAGCCTGCCGACGTCCGGGCCGCTGTTCGGCGTGCTGCTCGGCGGCACCGTCGTCCTCGTCGCCGCACTCACCTTCTTCCCGGCCCTCGCGCTGGGCCCGTTCGCGGAGGCGTTGGCATGA
- a CDS encoding potassium-transporting ATPase subunit C translates to MLTSIARQSGAALRVLLVMTLLLGVVYPLGIWAIARIPGLSGPAEGSVIHSADGTAVGSSLIGIDPVASDPTDDPWFHARPSATAEDELGLGPGDPSTSAGANLGGFDEGLVETIAARREAIAAREGVDVSQVPVDAVSSSASGIDPGISPEYAALQVARVARVTGLPLGQVQALVADATTGRVFGFLGEPTVNVTELNLAVAGARG, encoded by the coding sequence ATGCTCACCTCCATCGCCCGCCAGTCCGGCGCCGCCCTGCGCGTGCTGCTGGTCATGACCCTGCTCCTCGGGGTCGTCTACCCGCTCGGGATCTGGGCGATCGCCCGCATCCCGGGCCTGTCCGGGCCCGCCGAGGGCTCGGTGATCCACTCCGCGGACGGCACGGCGGTCGGGTCGTCGCTGATCGGGATCGACCCGGTCGCGTCCGATCCCACCGACGACCCGTGGTTCCACGCCCGGCCCTCGGCCACCGCGGAGGACGAGCTGGGCCTCGGCCCGGGTGACCCGTCCACCTCGGCGGGGGCCAACCTCGGCGGCTTCGACGAGGGCCTGGTCGAGACGATCGCGGCCCGCCGGGAGGCGATCGCGGCCCGTGAGGGCGTCGACGTCTCGCAGGTGCCGGTCGACGCGGTGTCCAGCTCGGCGTCGGGCATCGATCCCGGGATCTCCCCGGAGTACGCGGCGCTGCAGGTCGCGCGGGTGGCCCGGGTGACCGGACTGCCGCTGGGGCAGGTGCAGGCGCTGGTCGCCGACGCGACGACCGGCCGGGTGTTCGGATTCCTCGGCGAGCCGACGGTGAACGTGACGGAGCTGAACCTCGCGGTGGCGGGGGCGCGGGGCTGA
- a CDS encoding sensor histidine kinase produces the protein MGERGELRIYLGAAPGVGKTFAMLGEAHRRLERGTDVVVGLVETHGRARTAELVGGFETVPRRRYVHRGTTLEEMDVDALLARAPEVAIVDELAHTNAPGSRNAKRCQDVAELLEAGIDVLTTVNVQHLESLNDVVERITGVKQRETVPDEVVRRAEQIELVDITPEALRRRMAHGNIYAAEKVDAALSNYFQPGNLIALRELALLWVADQVDVALQRYRTDRSITDTWETRERVVVAVTGGTESETVVRRAARIAKRAGSADLLCVHVLRGDGLAGAPVGALATLRKLADDVGGSFHTVVGDDVPDALLDFARGVNATQLVIGTSRRSRLARALDEGIGSQVVQDSGPIDVHMVTHAEAGGRALRLPALRSGIPGPRGALGWVLALVLPGLATGIGVLLLEVIDLSTDVVLFFLATVVVALVGGLGPAVAAALVGGLLLNFFLTPPTGSLTIAQPENVVTLVAMVLVAVLVALVVDRAARRTEQAARLRTEAALLASFSRTVLTRTDPLPRLLEKVSEAFGLSSVAVLERSDGGWRRVVEVGPPVCDRPDECDVDVAVEPGLHLVGRGRALAAADRRLLETVGGQALLALRSQRDAADAAAARRRAEATELRSALLSAVGHDLRTPLTSIKAAAGSLRDEHLRLSAADRADLAATVEESADRLTALVDNLLDSSRLAAGAVVPLLAPVGYDEVVVPALAGVEGAARVEVEVDETLPDVVADAGLLERVVANLVDNALRHGRGAPVAVRASAYADRVELRVVDRGPGKAREDLFAAFQRRGDRNATGGVGLGLSVARGFTEAMGGSLAAEDTPGGGLTLVVALPAARRPVPVT, from the coding sequence GTGGGTGAGCGGGGAGAGTTGCGGATCTACCTCGGGGCCGCGCCGGGCGTCGGGAAGACCTTCGCCATGCTCGGCGAGGCGCACCGGCGGCTGGAGCGGGGCACCGACGTCGTGGTCGGGCTCGTGGAGACCCACGGCCGGGCCCGGACCGCCGAGCTGGTCGGGGGGTTCGAGACGGTGCCCCGCCGCCGCTACGTGCACCGCGGCACCACGCTGGAGGAGATGGACGTCGACGCCCTCCTCGCCCGCGCCCCCGAGGTCGCGATCGTCGACGAGCTCGCGCACACCAACGCCCCCGGCTCCCGCAACGCCAAGCGCTGCCAGGACGTCGCGGAGCTGCTGGAGGCCGGGATCGACGTCCTGACCACGGTCAACGTGCAGCACCTGGAGTCCCTCAACGACGTGGTGGAGCGGATCACCGGGGTCAAGCAGCGCGAGACCGTGCCCGACGAGGTGGTGCGCCGCGCGGAGCAGATCGAGCTCGTCGACATCACCCCGGAGGCGCTGCGCCGCCGCATGGCGCACGGCAACATCTACGCCGCGGAGAAGGTCGACGCCGCGCTGAGCAACTACTTCCAGCCGGGCAACCTCATCGCGCTGCGCGAGCTGGCCCTGCTCTGGGTCGCCGACCAGGTCGACGTGGCGCTGCAGCGCTACCGCACCGACCGCTCCATCACCGACACCTGGGAGACCCGCGAGCGGGTCGTCGTCGCCGTCACCGGCGGCACGGAGAGCGAGACGGTGGTGCGCCGGGCCGCGCGGATCGCGAAGCGGGCCGGGTCGGCCGACCTGCTGTGCGTGCACGTCCTGCGCGGCGACGGGCTCGCGGGCGCCCCGGTCGGGGCGCTGGCGACGCTGCGCAAGCTCGCCGACGACGTCGGCGGCTCGTTCCACACCGTCGTCGGCGACGACGTACCGGACGCCCTGCTCGACTTCGCCCGCGGCGTCAACGCCACCCAGCTCGTGATCGGCACGTCCCGGCGCTCCCGGCTGGCCCGCGCCCTGGACGAGGGCATCGGCTCGCAGGTGGTGCAGGACTCCGGACCGATCGACGTCCACATGGTCACCCACGCCGAGGCGGGCGGGCGGGCCCTGCGGCTGCCCGCGCTGCGGTCCGGGATCCCCGGCCCGCGCGGCGCGCTCGGCTGGGTGCTGGCCCTCGTACTTCCCGGGCTGGCCACCGGGATCGGGGTGCTGCTGCTGGAGGTCATCGACCTGTCCACCGACGTCGTCCTGTTCTTCCTGGCGACGGTGGTGGTGGCGCTGGTCGGCGGGCTCGGGCCCGCGGTGGCGGCGGCGCTCGTCGGCGGGCTGCTGCTCAACTTCTTCCTCACCCCGCCCACCGGCAGCCTGACGATCGCGCAGCCGGAGAACGTCGTGACGCTGGTGGCGATGGTGCTGGTCGCCGTGCTCGTCGCGCTCGTCGTCGACCGGGCCGCACGGCGCACCGAGCAGGCGGCGCGGCTGCGCACCGAGGCGGCGCTGCTCGCGTCGTTCTCGCGCACCGTCCTGACCCGCACCGACCCGCTGCCGCGGCTGCTGGAGAAGGTCTCCGAGGCGTTCGGGCTGTCGTCGGTGGCCGTCCTGGAGCGGTCCGACGGCGGGTGGCGCCGCGTCGTGGAGGTCGGGCCGCCGGTCTGCGACCGCCCGGACGAGTGCGACGTCGACGTGGCGGTGGAGCCCGGACTGCACCTCGTCGGGCGCGGCCGCGCGCTCGCGGCGGCCGACCGGCGGCTGCTGGAGACCGTCGGCGGGCAGGCCCTGCTCGCCCTGCGCAGCCAGCGCGACGCCGCCGACGCCGCGGCCGCCCGTCGCCGCGCCGAGGCGACCGAGCTGCGCAGTGCACTGCTCTCGGCCGTGGGGCACGACCTGCGCACGCCGCTGACCTCGATCAAGGCCGCAGCGGGGAGCCTGCGCGACGAGCACCTGCGCCTCTCCGCCGCCGACAGGGCCGATCTCGCCGCCACCGTCGAGGAGTCGGCGGACCGGCTCACCGCCCTGGTCGACAACCTGCTCGACTCCTCCCGGCTCGCCGCGGGTGCGGTCGTCCCGCTGCTCGCGCCCGTCGGCTACGACGAGGTGGTGGTGCCCGCGCTCGCCGGGGTGGAGGGGGCGGCGCGGGTCGAGGTGGAGGTCGACGAGACGCTGCCCGACGTGGTCGCCGACGCCGGTCTGCTCGAACGGGTCGTCGCCAACCTCGTCGACAACGCGCTGCGCCACGGCCGCGGTGCCCCGGTCGCGGTGCGGGCGAGCGCCTACGCCGACCGCGTCGAGCTCCGCGTCGTCGACCGCGGCCCGGGGAAGGCGCGTGAGGACCTGTTCGCGGCGTTCCAGCGCAGGGGTGACCGCAACGCCACCGGTGGGGTGGGGCTCGGGCTCAGCGTCGCGCGCGGGTTCACCGAGGCGATGGGCGGTTCGCTCGCCGCCGAGGACACCCCGGGGGGCGGGCTGACTCTGGTCGTCGCGCTGCCCGCGGCCCGCCGGCCGGTGCCGGTCACGTGA
- a CDS encoding ABC transporter substrate-binding protein gives MRIASLLPAATEIAAAVGLLDDLVAVTFECDHPAGIRDRVPVVVDTALPAGLSPGEIDAVVRDRSARGLPMYEVDADALGRLRPELILTQDLCRVCALPAGSVADALALIGSDAEVLSIDPHSVDDVLAAIVAVGHRGGAGVAADALVGELRERLAAVERAVAGRPRPRVLVLEWTDPPFLAGHWVPELVRRAGGEPVGGVDAGRSTTVDWADLPAADVVVVAPCGYGLPDALAQAAAVRPLLPAVPVLAMDSASYVVRAGPRLVDGIEALAGALHPDAVAPAPPGRIASP, from the coding sequence GTGCGGATCGCGTCGTTGCTGCCCGCCGCCACCGAGATCGCGGCCGCGGTCGGCCTGCTCGACGACCTGGTGGCGGTCACGTTCGAGTGCGACCACCCGGCCGGGATCCGCGACCGCGTGCCCGTCGTCGTCGACACCGCGCTGCCCGCCGGTCTCTCCCCCGGGGAGATCGACGCCGTGGTGCGCGACCGGTCCGCCCGCGGCCTGCCGATGTACGAGGTCGACGCCGACGCGCTGGGCCGGCTGCGGCCCGAGCTGATCCTCACCCAGGACCTGTGCCGGGTCTGCGCGCTGCCCGCGGGGTCGGTGGCCGACGCGCTCGCGCTCATCGGGTCCGACGCCGAGGTCCTGTCGATCGACCCGCACTCCGTCGACGACGTGCTGGCCGCGATCGTCGCCGTCGGGCACCGCGGCGGTGCGGGCGTCGCGGCGGACGCGTTGGTGGGGGAGCTGCGGGAGCGGCTCGCGGCCGTCGAGCGGGCGGTGGCGGGTCGGCCCCGGCCGCGGGTGCTCGTGCTGGAGTGGACCGATCCGCCGTTCCTCGCCGGGCACTGGGTGCCTGAGCTGGTGCGCCGCGCGGGCGGGGAGCCGGTCGGCGGCGTCGACGCGGGACGCAGCACCACGGTGGACTGGGCCGACCTGCCCGCCGCGGACGTGGTCGTGGTGGCGCCGTGCGGCTACGGCCTGCCCGACGCCCTCGCCCAGGCCGCCGCGGTCCGTCCGCTGCTCCCCGCCGTCCCGGTGCTGGCGATGGACTCCGCGTCCTACGTCGTCCGCGCCGGACCCCGGCTCGTCGACGGGATCGAGGCGCTGGCCGGTGCCCTGCACCCCGACGCCGTCGCCCCGGCCCCACCCGGCCGGATCGCGAGCCCCTGA